In Humulus lupulus chromosome 7, drHumLupu1.1, whole genome shotgun sequence, the following are encoded in one genomic region:
- the LOC133789459 gene encoding uncharacterized protein LOC133789459 isoform X1 codes for MDKKKLSKILLALISHEAEMKVFKHELASIRHDVLELLHNSLRDVEDEIMLDKLVEEAMRIMMKVESWNVSLNNPFSQSKVNVADKLLGSISSDTMNVLIGDLDFRLSGEGATNVDSAGVDLHPGGFVDRNFVEDEGLFHNMGPVDNLEIEGQDIWLVSLNGKSGEDDTQFNSSDEVILSNACANFESGDLKLKLHSEDEYHLNILKVDEVDVKEKVSDECYTIVTPRNLVEVEVAGGDIDVVGDLVDAAVNNNLAKATFQEEQLEKCSPRMCIENRMSTEEIFDSNLVNTGAELGDFCTHLDGITNMLTFGKRRSNTRFSSVEDEIRWHFKDEMELVLQYGGSGFDCHMFDVRDNEIGFFNAPPLLGSLFPARIINRGVWGDLEDLHDWEKVIVNYVLDPTLSANEIVFLGDKVIGRRADFLTLNAHQLVSARVVNCLVEILSAEEVHGRGKRRRCWWIPTVLSRPNPYNFSTKSEGKKWEEWCGEVGDCEKAYAPVLSKRHWFLAILKFEKNLVELYDNLKIPSTPFGLAIIENMLESMDNAFSKTLKEVRGSDFYFRGFHIEQPVSHSKECVHYDCGVYVMKMLLQEYVPEVLRRRTYDKIDDLELGKCVRSGPTNVATEWDRQLIAGRILTSGINRVRDNLIEKASKW; via the exons ATGGATAAAAAGAAGTTAAGCAAAATATTATTGGCATTGATTTCACACGAGGCTGAAATGAAAGTATTTAAACACGAACTTGCTTCTATAAGGCATGATGTTTTAGAGTTACTTCATAATTCGTTAAGAGACGTTGAAGATGAGATTATGTTAGACAAATTGGTTGAGGAAGCTATGCGGATAATGATGAAGGTGGAAAGTTGGAACGTGAGTTTAAATAATCCTTTCTCTCAATCGAAGGTGAATGTTGCAGATAAATTATTGGGAAGCATTTCTTCCGATACTATGAATGTTTTGATTGGAGATCTGGATTTTCGGCTGAGTGGTGAAGGTGCTACTAATGTTGACAGTGCTGGAGTTGACTTGCATCCAGGTGGGTTTGTTGATAGAAACTTTGTAGAGGATGAGGGGTTGTTTCATAATATGGGTCCGGTTGATAATTTGGAAATTGAAGGACAGGATATTTGGTTAGTTTCGTTGAATGGGAAAAGCGGAGAGGATGACACGCAATTTAATAGTTCAGATGAAGTTATATTGTCAAATGCATGTGCCAACTTCGAGTCAGGTGATTTGAAGCTGAAGCTTCATTCTGAGGATGAATAccatttaaatattttgaaagttgATGAGGTAGATGTAAAAGAAAAGGTGAGCGATGAATGTTACACAATAGTTACGCCAAGGAATTTGGTTGAGGTAGAAGTTGCGGGTGGAGATATTGATGTTGTAGGAGATTTGGTAGATGCGGCGGTGAATAATAATTTGGCTAAGGCAACATTTCAAGAGGAACAATTGGAAAAGTGTAGTCCTCGTATGTGTATAGAAAATCGTATGTCTACTGAGGAAATATTTGATAGTAATTTAGTGAATACGGGTGCTGAATTAGGTGACTTTTGTACGCATCTTGATGGAATCACGAATATGTTGACCTTCGGGAAGAGAAGATCCAACACTAGATTTTCCAGTGTGGAGGATGAAATAAGATGGCACTTCAAAGATGAGATGGAGTTGGTCCTTCAATACGGTGGTTCTGGATTTGATTGTCATATGTTCGATGTGAGAGACAATGAAATTGGATTCTTTAATGCGCCA CCGCTTCTAGGTTCTTTATTCCCAGCAAGGATAATTAATCGTGGGGTGTGGGGAGATCTGGAAGATTTACATGACTGGGAGAAAGTTATTGTGAATTATGTTCTTGACCCAACTTTGTCGGCCAA TGAGATTGTATTTCTTGGGGATAAAGTGATTGGGAGGAGGGCGGACTTTCTAACATTGAATGCACATCAACTGGTTAGCGCTAGA GTTGTAAATTGTTTAGTGGAGATTTTATCAGCAGAGGAGGTTCATGGACGTGGTAAGAGGAGAAGGTGTTGGTGGATTCCGACAGTGTTATCG CGTCCTAATCCGTACAATTTTTCTACTAAGAGCGAAGGAAAAAAATGGGAAGAGTGGTGTGGAGAAGTTGGTGATTGTGAGAAG GCATATGCTCCTGTGCTCTCAAAGAGACATTGGTTTCTGGCAATTTTGAAGTTCGAAAAGAATCTTGTTGAATTGTATGATAACCTCAAAATTCCTTCGACACCATTTGGTCTTGCTATAATTGAGAATATG TTGGAGTCAATGGACAATGCATTTAGTAAGACGTTGAAGGAGGTGCGAGGGAGTGATTTCTATTTCCGGGGTTTTCATATTGAGCAACCTGTATCTCACAGCAAAGAGTGCGTACATTACGACTGCGGTGTGTATGTGATGAAGATGCTTCTGCAAGAATATGTGCCTGAAGTTCTAAGGCGACGAACATATGATAAAATAGATGATTTGGAACTTGGGAAATGTGTAAGGAGTGGACCAACTAAT GTGGCGACCGAGTGGGATAGGCAACTTATTGCAGGTAGAATATTGACTTCCGGCATTAATAGAGTAAGAGATAATCTAATTGAAAAGGCATCCAAATGGTAG
- the LOC133791368 gene encoding protein FAR1-RELATED SEQUENCE 5-like codes for MVLCPPLGERSSVPVSSSSTELYIDINGGRSGVKPIVVARRKRTGSEMVFYNGEENVDGELQISEMEEIEQLYGENNFEPRTFAGPDLADYEDPTVLDEEGEGIFSKFRIFENPLELSKNTLIGHVFETLDLAEEFIYAYGRVIGFSIRKGHMRKNSASQIREREWVCSREGSRLEANLNRQDKKTEPKKITRVHCKVAFRVNLIKCSGKWSCKEFSTEHSHPVTINDHKQFLRSNRFVSPGDLQQAKSMKDAGVRTCHIMSYMDDKVGGYHKLLFTVKDLYNRMSAATNVQFAGSDAGHAVGYLEHKADHDLRFYGIFSYDNKRRLLNLFWADGKSRLDYEMYGHAIAFDSTYKTNSYGKPLLVWVGVNNHFRTTILGLAILANESASSYMWATRAFLECMDEAQPKTVVTDGDEAIATAIEALIPNATHHLCYWHMHNKAVKKVKDPSFSESLTKLVFKYYDVDEFEDKFSEVMIQYGLQGKKYGAKLYNTRHKWAETYLRGNFFCGMSTTQRNEGINVVLKKKLNQKLKLYEFDRALDMALSWVRHREATDDYESLHTSPQLGVTNLPVMEEELSRIYTRNMFFKVRRQMSKEGHYTVLTKTIMEGAIMMKLHKFRRGPSRAVYATFDHDFFVCECQYFLTFGIPCRHMFAVMKHLDMGHMPKSLIVTQWTIEARSGESSIWNDSCIHIDKTTLQKARFGQISNRMNEVAFLASRTDYAHRIATLEIDRICATLKEALVIGGDSCTSNLPMHRASQFIVQDPEFTKSKGTGRIAGTRNSVGRKCSLCKKAGHNKLTCPKRLKGKEQCVYSEDSENEEDDEYANHEEGSHQWTENKTFNFEEDEVEGSQGREFDFKA; via the exons ATGGTGCTTTGTCCTCCTCTTGGTGAAAGAAGTTCAGTTCCCGTATCATCTTCATCAACTGAGCTCTACATCGACATCAATGGTGGAAGAAGTGGCGTGAAACCCATTGTAGTGGCGAGACGGAAAAG GACGGGAAGTGAAATGGTTTTTTATAATGGAGAAGAGAATGTGGATGGGGAATTGCAGATCAGTGAAATGGAAGAAATAGAACAACTATATGGAGAAAATAATTTTGAACCACGAACGTTTGCAGGACCGGATTTGGCAGATTATGAGGACCCAACTGTGTTGGATGAGGAAGGAGAGGGAATTTTTTCAAAGTTCAGAATCTTTGAAAACCCACTAGAATTGAGTAAGAACACCCTAATAGGCCATGTTTTTGAGACACTGGACCTTGCAGAGGAATTTATATATGCATATGGAAGAGTGATTGGATTTAGCATTCGAAAAGGTCACATGAGGAAGAATAGCGCTAGCCAGATTCGCGAGCGAGAGTGGGTGTGCTCTAGGGAAGGGTCTAGGTTAGAGGCAAATTTAAATAGGCAGGATAAAAAAACGGAACCGAAGAAAATTACCAGAGTCCATTGTAAGGTTGCATTCCGGGTTAATCTGATTAAGTGTAGTGGTAAATGGAGTTGCAAGGAGTTCTCAACAGAACACTCACATCCGGTCACCATCAATGACCACAAGCAGTTTCTACGGTCCAACAGGTTTGTGTCACCTGGTGATCTTCAGCAGGCAAAGTCAATGAAGGATGCAGGTGTTAGAACATGCCACATAATGTCATACATGGACGACAAGGTGGGGGGTTATCATAAATTGTTGTTCACGGTGAAAGACCTGTACAATCGTATGTCTGCTGCAACAAATGTGCAGTTTGCAGGATCGGACGCGGGTCATGCTGTCGGGTATCTAGAGCATAAAGCTGATCACGACCTGAGATTTTATGGAATATTCTCGTACGACAACAAAAGACGACTTTTGAACTTGTTTTGGGCGGATGGGAAGTCAAGACTGGACTATGAGATGTATGGACATGCAATCGCATTTGACTCAACATATAAGACCAATAGTTATGGCAAACCGTTACTTGTATGGGTGGGAGTCAACAACCATTTCAGGACTACCATACTAGGCCTTGCAATTCTCGCAAACGAGTCTGCAAGCAGCTACATGTGGGCGACACGAGCCTTTTTAGAATGTATGGATGAGGCTCAACCCAAAACAGTTGTCACCGATGGCGATGAGGCAATTGCAACAGCAATAGAGGCTTTGATCCCAAATGCAACCCACCACCTTTGTTATTGGCATATGCACAACAAAGCTGTTAAGAAGGTGAAAGACCCAAGTTTCAGCGAAAGCCTAACAAAGCTCGTGTTCAAGTATTATGATGTTGACGAGTTTGAGGATAAATTCAGTGAAGTTATGATACAGTATGGGTTGCAAGGAAAGAAGTATGGTGCTAAATTGTACAATACAAGACATAAATGGGCAGAGACCTACTTGAGAGGGAACTTTTTCTGTGGCATGTCAACCACCCAACGTAACGAAGGTATTAATGTCGttctgaagaaaaaattgaaccaGAAGTTGAAGCTATATGAATTTGATAGGGCCCTTGACATGGCCCTTTCATGGGTTAGGCATCGCGAAGCAACCGATGATTATGAGTCACTGCACACATCACCACAATTAGGAGTGACGAACTTACCAGTTATGGAGGAAGAACTTTCAAGGATATATACAAGGAATATGTTTTTTAAGGTTAGACGACAAATGTCAAAGGAAGGCCACTACACTGTACTCACAAAAACCATCATGGAGGGTGCTATAATGATGAAACTACACAAGTTTCGTCGGGGACCAAGCCGAGCAGTCTATGCAACTTTCGATCATGACTTTTTTGTCTGTGAATGCCAATATTTTCTTACGTTTGGGATACCATGTAGGCATATGTTTGCCGTAATGAAGCACCTAGACATGGGACACATGCCAAAGTCACTTATTGTGACGCAGTGGACAATTGAAGCTCGGTCAGGAGAGAGTTCAATCTGGAATGATAGTTGTATTCATATTGATAAAACCACCCTCCAAAAGGCTAGGTTTGGACAAATAAGTAATCGAATGAATGAGGTTGCCTTCCTCGCGAGTAGGACCGACTATGCACATCGTATTGCTACACTCGAAATTGATCGAATTTGTGCAACATTGAAAGAAGCTTTAGTGATTGGTGGAGATAGTTGCACGTCCAACCTCCCTATGCATAGGGCGTCCCAGTTCATTGTGCAAGACCCAGAATTCACCAAATCTAAGGGGACTGGGAGAATAGCAGGAACAAGAAATAGTGTCGGTAGGAAATGTAGTTTATGCAAGAAGGCTGGTCACAACAAGTTAACATGCCCCAAAAGACTGAAGGGAAAGGAACAGTGTGTCTATTCCGAAGATTccgaaaatgaagaagatgacgaATATGCTAATCATGAAGAGGGCAGTCATCAATGGACAGAAAACAAAACATTCaattttgaagaagatgaagtGGAAGGCAGTCAAGGAAGAGAGTTTGACTTCAAAGCTTAG
- the LOC133789459 gene encoding uncharacterized protein LOC133789459 isoform X2, whose product MDKKKLSKILLALISHEAEMKVFKHELASIRHDVLELLHNSLRDVEDEIMLDKLVEEAMRIMMKVESWNVSLNNPFSQSKVNVADKLLGSISSDTMNVLIGDLDFRLSGEGATNVDSAGVDLHPGGFVDRNFVEDEGLFHNMGPVDNLEIEGQDIWLVSLNGKSGEDDTQFNSSDEVILSNACANFESGDLKLKLHSEDEYHLNILKVDEVDVKEKVSDECYTIVTPRNLVEVEVAGGDIDVVGDLVDAAVNNNLAKATFQEEQLEKCSPRMCIENRMSTEEIFDSNLVNTGAELGDFCTHLDGITNMLTFGKRRSNTRFSSVEDEIRWHFKDEMELVLQYGGSGFDCHMFDVRDNEIGFFNAPPLLGSLFPARIINRGVWGDLEDLHDWEKVIVNYVLDPTLSANEIVFLGDKVIGRRADFLTLNAHQLVSARVVNCLVEILSAEEVHGRGKRRRCWWIPTVLSSEGKKWEEWCGEVGDCEKAYAPVLSKRHWFLAILKFEKNLVELYDNLKIPSTPFGLAIIENMLESMDNAFSKTLKEVRGSDFYFRGFHIEQPVSHSKECVHYDCGVYVMKMLLQEYVPEVLRRRTYDKIDDLELGKCVRSGPTNVATEWDRQLIAGRILTSGINRVRDNLIEKASKW is encoded by the exons ATGGATAAAAAGAAGTTAAGCAAAATATTATTGGCATTGATTTCACACGAGGCTGAAATGAAAGTATTTAAACACGAACTTGCTTCTATAAGGCATGATGTTTTAGAGTTACTTCATAATTCGTTAAGAGACGTTGAAGATGAGATTATGTTAGACAAATTGGTTGAGGAAGCTATGCGGATAATGATGAAGGTGGAAAGTTGGAACGTGAGTTTAAATAATCCTTTCTCTCAATCGAAGGTGAATGTTGCAGATAAATTATTGGGAAGCATTTCTTCCGATACTATGAATGTTTTGATTGGAGATCTGGATTTTCGGCTGAGTGGTGAAGGTGCTACTAATGTTGACAGTGCTGGAGTTGACTTGCATCCAGGTGGGTTTGTTGATAGAAACTTTGTAGAGGATGAGGGGTTGTTTCATAATATGGGTCCGGTTGATAATTTGGAAATTGAAGGACAGGATATTTGGTTAGTTTCGTTGAATGGGAAAAGCGGAGAGGATGACACGCAATTTAATAGTTCAGATGAAGTTATATTGTCAAATGCATGTGCCAACTTCGAGTCAGGTGATTTGAAGCTGAAGCTTCATTCTGAGGATGAATAccatttaaatattttgaaagttgATGAGGTAGATGTAAAAGAAAAGGTGAGCGATGAATGTTACACAATAGTTACGCCAAGGAATTTGGTTGAGGTAGAAGTTGCGGGTGGAGATATTGATGTTGTAGGAGATTTGGTAGATGCGGCGGTGAATAATAATTTGGCTAAGGCAACATTTCAAGAGGAACAATTGGAAAAGTGTAGTCCTCGTATGTGTATAGAAAATCGTATGTCTACTGAGGAAATATTTGATAGTAATTTAGTGAATACGGGTGCTGAATTAGGTGACTTTTGTACGCATCTTGATGGAATCACGAATATGTTGACCTTCGGGAAGAGAAGATCCAACACTAGATTTTCCAGTGTGGAGGATGAAATAAGATGGCACTTCAAAGATGAGATGGAGTTGGTCCTTCAATACGGTGGTTCTGGATTTGATTGTCATATGTTCGATGTGAGAGACAATGAAATTGGATTCTTTAATGCGCCA CCGCTTCTAGGTTCTTTATTCCCAGCAAGGATAATTAATCGTGGGGTGTGGGGAGATCTGGAAGATTTACATGACTGGGAGAAAGTTATTGTGAATTATGTTCTTGACCCAACTTTGTCGGCCAA TGAGATTGTATTTCTTGGGGATAAAGTGATTGGGAGGAGGGCGGACTTTCTAACATTGAATGCACATCAACTGGTTAGCGCTAGA GTTGTAAATTGTTTAGTGGAGATTTTATCAGCAGAGGAGGTTCATGGACGTGGTAAGAGGAGAAGGTGTTGGTGGATTCCGACAGTGTTATCG AGCGAAGGAAAAAAATGGGAAGAGTGGTGTGGAGAAGTTGGTGATTGTGAGAAG GCATATGCTCCTGTGCTCTCAAAGAGACATTGGTTTCTGGCAATTTTGAAGTTCGAAAAGAATCTTGTTGAATTGTATGATAACCTCAAAATTCCTTCGACACCATTTGGTCTTGCTATAATTGAGAATATG TTGGAGTCAATGGACAATGCATTTAGTAAGACGTTGAAGGAGGTGCGAGGGAGTGATTTCTATTTCCGGGGTTTTCATATTGAGCAACCTGTATCTCACAGCAAAGAGTGCGTACATTACGACTGCGGTGTGTATGTGATGAAGATGCTTCTGCAAGAATATGTGCCTGAAGTTCTAAGGCGACGAACATATGATAAAATAGATGATTTGGAACTTGGGAAATGTGTAAGGAGTGGACCAACTAAT GTGGCGACCGAGTGGGATAGGCAACTTATTGCAGGTAGAATATTGACTTCCGGCATTAATAGAGTAAGAGATAATCTAATTGAAAAGGCATCCAAATGGTAG
- the LOC133791367 gene encoding protein MAINTENANCE OF MERISTEMS-like, with protein sequence MTLTPTDFSAISGLPVYGKVLKMNKRVHRNPNLLRTLVGEPLALLKKSRVEVSWLYSVYKNMPLNTGTDCDRLARVFILALLGSTLFARRNNMVDLYYIPSLQCIADIPNFNWGGAGLAFAYQQMDDLCRLNTHCIGGLWKTWEETNPTITSNFKTSLDNPLPQCGLEETNSKGVEVDNNEGESMSNNVRL encoded by the exons ATGACGTTAACTCCTACAGATTTTAGTGCAATTTCTGGCCTACCGGTGTACGGGAAAGTTCTGAAAATGAATAAGAGGGTGCATAGAAACCCAAATTTGTTGAGGACCTtggttggagaacctttggcactcCTCAAAAAAAGTAGAGTGGAAGTTAGTTGGCTGTACTCTGTTTATAAGAACATGCCTTTGAATACTGGAACGGATTGTGATAGACTTGCTAGGGTGTTCATATTAGCACTATTGGGATCAACTCTGTTTGCACGTCGTAACAACATGGTCGATCTATACTACATTCCTTCTTTACAATGTATTGCAGACATACCTAATTTCAATTGGGGTGGTGCTGGGTTGGCTTTCGCATACCAACAAATGGATGACTTGTGCAGACTTAATACACACTGCATAGGAGGACTCTGGAAAACTTGGGAG GAAACAAATCCAACAATCACTAGTAACTTCAAAACTAGTTTGGACAATCCTCTTCCGCAATGTGGTTTGGAG GAGACAAACTCAAAAGGGGTTGAAGTTGATAACAACGAAGGAGAATCAATGTCGAATAACGTACGCCTTTGA